Part of the Tolypothrix sp. PCC 7910 genome, AGATGTAATCTAAGAACATCAATATTGATGTTCTTAGTGATACATCATGAGTAGAAAACGCCCAGCGCGAACAGGAAACCCAGATCTGTGGCAGCAAAAGCATGTACCAGCACCGCCGATTGCGGAAATCGAGCAAGAAATATTTTCATTACTATCTCCTAGGAACTTTAAACCACTAAAGTTGCATAAAACCGAAGACAAGAAAAAATTTCGAGACAGAATCTTGACTTGACCAGTGATGATGGCGAGCGTTGTGAGTTTAGTGTATCGTCAGATTCCTGGCTTAAGAGAAGTGCAAAGGGTATTGTCACAAGAAGGATTGTTATGGGTGGAGCGAATCGAAGTAAGTGCCCAAGCAGTTTCCAAAAGATTGCAAGCACTACCAATTGAATTATTTGCACAAATTTTTGAGCAAGTAATGCAAACAACCATTACCAAACCAAAACATCAAGCAATTCCAGAGAATTGGCAGTTAGTATGTGGTAGATTCACAGCCATTTGGATCGCTGACGGTTCGACCCTGGAAGCATTGAGAAGGAAGCTAAAAGCACTACAAGAACAAGAAAAAACACTGGCTGGAAAAATCATGATGGTGGTAGAAGCGTTTACCCATCGCCCAGTCACAACCTGGTATACAACAAACAGCAAAGCCAATGATAAAACTTGGTGCGATCAATTACTTGAACGCCTACCAATTGGTGGATTGCTGATTTTTGATTTAGGATTTTTCAAGTTTCCTTGGTTTGATGCGTTCACAGAAGCTGATAAGTTTTTTTTGACAAGACTGCCAGAAAAAACTTCTTACAAAGTGATTCGTTGTTTGACCCATGCCCCATTCTATCGTGATGAAATTATATCTATGGGGGAATATCGCTCTCATCCTGAAGAGCGCCAGGTAGGTTTAGTTTCTGTTTTATGGGGTTCAACTTGGTATTACTATCTGACAAACGTACTTGATCCTCAAATCTTATCTGCCCAACAGGTATTTGAATTATATCGTCGTTGGCGTGTTGAAGATGCTTTTCTGCTCACAAAACGGCTTTTGGGTCTGGCTTATATCTGGGTGGGTGATACAAACGGCGTACAAATCCAAATTTTTGCCACTTGGATTTTTTATGCTGTTCTCAATCAATTATGCATCGATGTAGCGTTCGCGTTGGCAAAGCCTCTGGCAGAGAAGCGTGTGCGAAGCACTCTCGCTCTTCAGCAGCCTTTAGACCGAATTTCTACAGAGATGGTTTTCCTTAGTTTATACCATTTCTCCCAAGCTGTTCTCCGTGGTGATGCCAATGAAGTTGTGGCCTATCTTGTCGAACATCAAAAGCTGTTTGGATTTGTCAAAACAAGGTGTAAGCGCCATCGTGAGATTGACGCTTACACCCAACAACTTTGGGCAAAATCTTCTTAAGTTGACACCAATGGGCAATGCCTTGCCCCTACAAAGAATTTATCTGTCGCCAACATTATTTAAATTGGTATTCACTGCGATCGCATTTTGTCGAGAAGGAGATCGCATTTTCTGGAGTAGTTATACTATTTTGAAACAAGAACGCCACAGGTGGGTAGGGGCACGGCATCCACAATCTTTTGGCATATCCAATATCTTACTGGTGCCGTGCCCCTACAAAGAATTTATCTGTCGCCAACATTATTTAAATTGGTATTCACCGCGATCGCATTTTGTCGAGAAGGCGATCGCACTCTATACTTTTGAGGCTGAGAAGGCGATCGCATTCCGAGCGTTAGTGGATAATTGAGGGTCGTTTGTTACCCACCAAATGAATGCATGGGTATCCAGTAAAGCTCTCATTACTAAACTAAGCGAGAATTCTCAAAATCACTCAATATTTCTTCTGGTAAAGGCTCGTTGAAATCTGGTGCAATAAACACTTTACCTTGATCTAAGCCCGGAATGCGAGGAGAGGTAGTATTTGTGAGTGCTACTAGACGTGCTACCGGAATCCCTTGTTCAGCAATCACAACTTCTTCCCCCAGCAATACATGATTGAGAAGTTCCGTAAATTTGGCTGTTGCTTCGGCAACGTTGACAGTAATAGCCATTTGCTTTGGTAATTGTGAATTCCCAATATTTCTTAAGATAACACTGCCTGGGTAGGCGATGCCTATGCTTAGTGTTTTGTAGTGCGATCGCACTCAATACTTGTGAGGCTGGGAAGGCGATCGCACTCCATACTTTTGAGATGTAAATTACGAATTACGAATTATTTCCACCATCGTCCTACATCCATAATTGCACGCCAAACCTCTACCGTTGCAGGTTCGCCACCTAATGCAAAGATAACCGGAAACAATACCTTGATATCCTGCAGCAAATTAGGGCGAGTGCGAACAGATAACTGATGAAGGGTATCTTGCCAAAGTGGAAAAAGTATGGCGGATGGCATTTGTGACAGATCGAAAGCTAAGGCACTGAGGGAATTGGTGCGATAATACTCATTATCAATTGCCCTAGCAGCAGCGAGTGCTTCTGGTAATACCTCTGGTAGTTTGTCTGCTAACTCACTGAGGGCATCGGCGCGATCAGAATCATCCTCAATTGCCCTGGCTGTAGCAAGTGCTTCTGGTAAAATTTGTGGTAGTTTTTGAACTAAGGCACTGAGGGCATGGGCACGATAACGGTTATCCTGAATCTCTCTAGCAGCAGTAAGGACTTCTGGTAATAATTCTGGTGGTAGTTTCTCAGCTAATTCACTATGCACACGAGAAGACTCATTCTGAATCGCTTCGGTAGCAGTAATAGCTGCTGGCACAACTTCTGGTAGTCTTTGGGCTAAGGCAATCAAAACCGCAGCACGAGAATAGTCATCCTGAGTTTCTCTAACTGCAGCAAGGGCTTCTGGCAAAACTTCTGGTAGTTTCTCTACTAAAGCTATCAAAGGATGGGCGCGCTCGTAATGATCCTGAATTTTCCGAGCGATCGCTAGGACTTCTGGTAATAATTCTGGCGGTAGTTTCTCGGCTAATTCACTTAAACGATGACCACGACAAGACTCATCCTCAATAGCCTCGGTAGTAGCAATAGCTTCGGGCAAAAGTTCTGGTAATCTTTGGGCTAAGGCAATCAAAACCGCAGCACGATAATAGTTATCCTGAGTTTCTCTAGCCGCAGTCAGGGCTTCTGGCAGTAGTTTTGGCGGTAGTTTCTCTACTAAAGGTATCAAAACTTCAGCACGAGTCATTCCATCCTCAATCTCTCTGGCAGCAGCAATAGCTTCGGGCAAAACCTCTGGTAGTTTCTGGGCTAAGGCCATCAACACCTGAGCACGATAATACTCATCCTCAATTGCCACAGCAGCAGCAAAAGCTTCTGGCAACAACTCTGGTGGCAGTTTGTCTGCTAAGGCACTCAAGGCTTTGGTAAGATAATACTCATCCTCAATTGTCACAGCAGCAGCAAAAGCTTCTGGCAACAACTTTGGTGGCAGGTTGTCTGCTAAGGCACTCAAGGCTATGGCACGATTCCGCTCCTTCCCAAGTGCTATAGCAGCAGCAAGAGATCCTGGCAACAACTCTGGTGGCAGGTTGTCTGCTAAGGCACTCAAGGCATCGGTACGATCATTCTCATCCCTAATTTCCCTGGCAGCAGCAAGTGCTTCTGGCAACAAGTCTGGTGGCAGTTTGTCTGCTAAGGCATTCAAGGCATCGGCACGATCATCCTCATCCCTAATTTCCCTGGCAGCAGCAAGAGCTTCTGGCAACAACTCTGGTGGCAGTTTGCCTGCTAAGGCACTCAAGGCATCAGCACAATGACCCTCATTCCCAAGTGCCCTGGCAGCAGCAAGGGCTTCTGGCAATACTTCTGGCAGTTTGTCTGCTAAGGCACGCAAGGCTTTGGCACGATAATACTCATCCCCAATCGCCCTGGCAACAGCAACAGCTTCTGGTAATACTTCTGGTAGTTTATCTGCTAAGGCACTCAAGGCTTTGGCACGATAATACTCATGCGGAATAGCCCTGGCAACAGCAAGGGCTTCTGGCAATACTTCTGGCAGTTTATCTGCTAAGGCACTCAAGGCTTTGGCACGAGAATACTCATCCCGAATCGCCTTGGCAACAGCAACAGCTTCTGGCAACAACTCTGGTGGCAGTTTATCTGTTAAGGCACTCAAGGCTTTGGCACGATTCCACTCATCCCGAATCGCCCTGGCAACAGCAAGGGTTTCTGGCAATACTTCTGGCAGTTTATCTGCTAAGGCACTCAAGCCTTGGGCACGATAATACTCATCCCAAATTGCCCTGGCAACAGCAAGGGCTTCTGGTAATACTTCTGGCAGTTTGCCTGCTAAGGCACTCAAGGCATAGGTACGATAATACTCATTCCGAGCCACCTTAGCGGCGGTGAGGGCTTCTGTCAACAACTCTGGTGGCAGTTTATCTGCTAAGGCATTAAAGGCATCGGCACAATAATACTCATCCCGAATCACCCTAGCGGCGGTGAGGGCTTCTTTTAACAACTCTGGTGGCAGTTTATCTGCTAAGGCACTCAAGCCTTGGGCACGATAATACTTATCCCGAATTGCCCTGGTAACAGCAAGAGCTGCTAGCAACAACTCTGGTGGTAGTTTATCTGCTGAGGCACTCAAGGCATCGGCACGATAATACTCATCCCAAATCGCCCTAGCGGCGGTGAGGGCTTCTTTTAACAACTCTGGTGGCAGTTTATCTGCTAAGGCACTCAAGACTTGGGCACGATCATACTCATTCCCAAGTGTCCTGGCAGCAGCAAGTGCTTCTTTTAACAACTCTGGTGGCAGTTTGTCTGCTAAGGCACTCAAGGCATCGGCACGATAATTCTCATCTCGAATCGTCCTGACAGCAGCAAGTGCTTCTTTTAACAACTCTGGTGGTAGTTTGTCTGCTAAGGCACTCAAGGCATCGGCACGATGATACTCATTCCCAAGTGCCCTGGCAGCAGCAAGTGCTTCTGGTAATACTTCTTTTAGTTTGTCTGCTAAGACACTCAAGGCTTGGGCACGATCATTCTCATCCTGAATCGCCCTGGCAGCAGCAAGTGCTTTTTGCAGTGCTAATTGTTGAAGATTTAGTGGCAGATAATTGACTAGTTTTGCCAGTGCGTCTATTTTCTCTTCTAGCTTTGGTTTTTGCAGGGCGTAAGCTAGTCCTTGTTCGGGAGTCCACTTCTTGTTTTTGACCAAAGCAAGTAATAAATCTCTTGGTAAATTAGCTGCCAAACTATTCAGGGATGTAGTAATCAAAGCATAGCGACACTGCAAACTTAATGTTGATACAGTCCAATTCCTTTGGGCTAATTCCCAAGCACGAGATATATCTGTGATGTAACCCCCTGTTTGTGCCAATTGTTCCCGCACTTCAAACCAGCCATTATTCCCAGTTGCCGACTCCTCCCACAATAAAGAGTGAATCTCTGCAAAAAGTCCCGCCTTCTCCAAATGCCAAACTAAATGCTGATGAATGTAACCATCATCAGGTAGTGTATGCCATAAATTATTCTGGGTTTTCTGCCGATATTTCTCCACAACAGCAGCGTGAGCATCAGTAAGATTTAAACCTAACCCTGGCAAATCTCCTGTCCGCTTTGGCTGTGGCGCAGCAGTTAACAAATTACAGGCTAAATCATGGAATAAGTCATGTAACCGATAGGTAGGCGTACCATCAGCAAGGGGGACTCCTGTTAATAGCAATGCCTTATTCCGTAAATATTGCAACATCTTGGCAGCATCACGCTCATCCATTTCCCACAGCGTTGCCGCCATCATCTTATTAATGTTGACATCCTCCGGCAACACCCCCAACCAAGCAAAATGCTGTTGCTTTTCTTGAGGCATTCGCTTGACACTCAAGTTTAATGATGCGGTTAAACTCAAGCGTTTTAAACTCGCCTCATCGGTAATTTCCTCTGCTTCCGGTCGGTCAAAACTGGTTAATCTGGCTACCTCTTGCCGAATATCCGCCAATAGTTCATCCCAAGTCGTACCGCTAGCAACTTCGGCGGCTGCGAGTTCCAATGCTAGGGGGAGATAACCAACACCTTGGGCTAAATTTTTGGCTGACTGACGTTCTGCACCTGTAATTTCCCGTCTTAATTTCTTCGTCAGCAATTCCATCGCCTGCTCTGGTTTCATGATATCCAGGCTGTAGGTGCTGGCTGCTAAGGCATCAGCAATTGCCCCTTCACGAGTTGTTACTAAAACCTGACACCGCACCCCACCCACATTAAACGCTTGTGCATCTTGCGTATTCCATGCATCATCTACCACCAGCAACACCGCTTTGTCATAAAGCAGCGTCCGTAAATGGTTGGTAGTTGCTTCTACACTGGTAGGTTTAAAGCTATAGTCTCCTAATGCTTGCACCCAGCCACTAACTAAAGACAGCACATCAGGCTGTTGACCTAATGTAGCCCACAAAATACCATCACAAAACCGAGTTTGGATTTCTGCATCTACTGCTAAAGCTGCTGCTAAAGTCGATTTACCCACAGAACCCAAACCGTGAATCGCCGTAATTACCAAAGTGCGATTATCTTCTGTGAGCAGGCGAGTCTTTAAATCATCGCTGTATTCTGGGCGTTCAACAAAGTGTGCAGGTAAAGGAGGGGCTTGAAATATCGCCAGCTTAGTTTGGGGTACAACAGCAATACCCTCATATTCAGGGTAATTCGCTTCTAGTTGTGGAGATTTCTGAGATTTGTTGCTTTGCCATACCTTATCAAATCGTTTCAGGTTCTTTTCTTTATCCTTTGACCATAGCTTTAATGTAAAGTGCCACTCATCAGAACCCTGAGTTTGAATCCGGTTATCTTCCAGAATTTTGACAAAATCCTTGAGTAAATTCAGCGCTTCGCGGATTTGCGTTTTAGTTAACTTACCTGGATATTCGTCTTTTAGCGTCAACAACTCCAAAGCCACCAGAGTTGTTTTTATAGTCAGCTTGGGGTTAGCGCTATCTGCTTCTTTCCAGTCGTACTCAATATTAAAATTATCTTCCGCAACTTCCCCAACCGCAAAACCGAGCAACGCCGCCAACAGACGCTTAACTCGCTTTTGAATCTGAGGGACGTAAGTAGTTTTTGGCATTGCATTTCCACAATCGACCAGAAAGTTTGGGGCTACCCCAGTTTGAAACTACTACCCCAATGCTTATTGAATCCTGATTTTAAAGCATTTCCCCCAACATTGGGGTATTTGCTTAGGGACACAACCCCAAAGAGATGCTTTAGCTACGAACTCTTTGAGGTACACACATGAAACGCCGTCAAGATATTCTCAACAAAACTATTGCTTTATTAATGGCTATGCAACTATTTCTACTTGGCTTACAAGCCAAAATCCGTATTGACCAAGGTAACTCAACTCTTGAGACTTTAACATGGTTGATTCAACAGTATATTCCGGTGTTGGTTAAGGTGAAAAGATTGGATGGGTAAGGGGAAAGGGGGACAGGAGAAGGGGTAATTGGTAATTGCTTTTCTCCCCTCATCCTAATCTACGCTAAATCAGGTTTTTGAAGCTAACTGAACCCCATTGGCTTATATACCTTGACTAACAGAGCTTTTACATCCAAAATTGCTATATTCAGTCAACTATCTTCGATTTGTTTCTATTTTTGATTGCAACGTGGTATTAGTTGAAACTTTTATGGAATCTTGAATATTAATGTACAAAAAGTCAGCCTATGGGTTATGAGAAAAGCCACCAATAGCCAATTATCAATTCCCGCACGCCTACTTTTTTTAATTGGTAAGCTATTCGGCTTTTTAGTTGCACAATCCATTATCAGGGCTGTTGACAGTCAACAGTCAACACTCAACATTCACCACTCAACATAATTTATGGAAATTCGCGGCATTTGGCTCACCACAACAGATAGTAAAGTCTTGGACTCCAAAGACAATATTGCCGAGGCGATAAAATTTCTCGCCGAAACTGGATTTAACGTTGTATTTCCTGTTGTCTGGAATCAAGGCTCAACTAATTATCCTAGCCAAGTGATGAAAGAAAAATTTGGTATAGAAATAAAAGAACGTTTTCGAGATAAAGTTACTAAAATAATTAGAGATCCTTTACAAGAGCTAATTGAAGAAGCCAAAAAATTTGATATTGCAGTTATTCCTTGGTTTGAATATGGCTTTATGAGTTCTTATAAAGGGAATGGTGGAAAAATTATTAATGATAAAAAACAATGGGCGGCCTGTGGTGTTGATGGTCAACCCCTTGTTGTTAATGATTATTATTGGTTAAATGCGCTTGATACCGAAGTCCAAGAATTTATATTAAGTTTATTTTTAGAAGTTGTAAACAAGTATGGCAATGGAATTGCCGGCATTCAGGGAGATGATCACTTACCTGCTTTTCCTATGGAAGGAGGTTATGATGAAAAAACTATTAAACGCTATAAAGATGAGTTTAATCAACCGCCACCAAAACCGCCAAAAAGACGAAATGCTCTAAATCCACAAGAACCACCAGATCCACTTTGGCAAGATTCCGAATGGAGACAACAATGGCGACAATGGGCAATATGGCGGGCTGATATTCTTTCAAATTTTTTACACCGTCTCTATCGTGCAGTAATTAATGTCAACCCAGACTTAATTATTTCTATGTCGCCCAATAATTATCCTTGGTGTTATGATAACTACCTCCAAGATTCTCAAGCTTGGATTGATTGGGGATTAGTTGATTTAATTCATCCACAGGTATATGACAAAGAATTAAAACTTTATCAAACAAATATAGATAAGGTAGTATCTAAACAATTTACCCAACAGCAATTACCACAACTAATTCCTGCTATCCTTCTCAAGACAAGTACCTATAGAATTACTCCAGAATATTTAGATGCTGCCATCAAAACTAATCGTTGTCTTGGCCTTCAAGGAGAAGTTCTGTTTTTCTACGAAGGTTTACGAGACGATAAGGATGCTTTAGCTAACGTTCTCAAATCTGGTGTTTACTCTCAACCCGCCGGAAAATTCGACGCGAAAGAAATTAAAAAGAATACTTTTACTCATCGACGCACCAACAATTACACAGAAATAATTACATCACCAGAGAATATTCTGAAGGTGGAATTTGATTCGGTTGAACCATTTTCTGAAGGTTTGGCAGCAGTCAAAATGGGTTACAAATACGGCTACATTGATACCACAGGTAAACTTGTTGTTCGTATGGAGTATGACAAAGCTGAACCTTTTGCAGAAGGAGTAGCTCTCGTCAAAATTGACGAGAAAGATGTCTATAGTGGCTATATTGATAAAACTGGAAAATTTATGAAGCTGATGGCGAATTAATAGGGATGTAGGCTGAGGAAGATAAGCAGAGGAAGCAAAGGAAGCAGGGGAGAAATTTTTATTAACCATTCCCCATTCCCCATTCCCCATTCCCCATTACGCCGCCGCACAAAAAATAGGGGCAGATTTTACACCCACCCCTAAATCTGAAATATTGCGTCCAACTGCTGTGGCTACAGGCTTGAGGCTTGCAACCAAATTCACCATGTCTTCTAAAGACAAAGCTTGGCGTGCATCAGATACAGATTTTTCTGGTTCTGGGTGACACTCAATAATTAAGCCATCTGCGCCACAAGCTATAGCCGCCTTAGCCATAGGTGCTACTAATTCCCGTTTACCTACGGCATGGGATGGATCTACAATCACGGGTAAGTGAGTAATCTGCTTGAGAGCTGCTACTGCACCTAAGTCCAGTACATTGCGGGTGTAATTATCGAAGCTGCGGATACCTCGCTCACACAGCACTACATCAGGATTACCGTGACTCAAAATATATTCAGCAGCCATAACGAATTCTTCAATTGTCGCTGCTAGTCCGCGCTTGAGTAATATTGGCTTCCCAGCTTGTCCTAAAGCTTTGAGTAAATCGAAGTTTTGCATATTGCGGCTACCAATTTGCAGCATATCAGCATGAGTCGCGACTACTTCAATTTGAGCAATTGACATCACTTCTGTGACGACTAGGATATTGTAACGCGATCGCACTTTTGCCAAAACTTCTAATCCGGCTTCTCCCATACCTTGGAAAGCGTAGGGAGATGTGCGGGGTTTGTAGACACCCCCACGCAAAGCCTGTACAGGTGCAGCCGCTAACTTTTGGGCGACTGTTTCCATTTGTTCTAAGCTTTCCACTGTGCAGGGGCCACCAATAATCACTAATTCCTCACCACCGAAACTAACTGTTTCTGAGAGTTTGACAATTGTTTGGTGGCTAGGATGGGATTGAGCGGCGAGTTGAGCATTAATCATGGTGAAATTTTCCTTGTATTGGGATATGAGGTTGATGGATAACAAAAAACCCGGAATCTCTCTTGTGAGTTCCGGGTGCGTTGTGATTAATCGACATGACGCTATTTACCCGGAACTTGCTCTGGGCCAAAAGTAAAAGCTATAAAACCAGCTACCGCAATAGATCATGACGACGAAATACTCCTGAAAAAACAAAAACCGCAGAGTTTGCTCTGCGGTTCACCTGG contains:
- a CDS encoding NB-ARC domain-containing protein, which translates into the protein MPKTTYVPQIQKRVKRLLAALLGFAVGEVAEDNFNIEYDWKEADSANPKLTIKTTLVALELLTLKDEYPGKLTKTQIREALNLLKDFVKILEDNRIQTQGSDEWHFTLKLWSKDKEKNLKRFDKVWQSNKSQKSPQLEANYPEYEGIAVVPQTKLAIFQAPPLPAHFVERPEYSDDLKTRLLTEDNRTLVITAIHGLGSVGKSTLAAALAVDAEIQTRFCDGILWATLGQQPDVLSLVSGWVQALGDYSFKPTSVEATTNHLRTLLYDKAVLLVVDDAWNTQDAQAFNVGGVRCQVLVTTREGAIADALAASTYSLDIMKPEQAMELLTKKLRREITGAERQSAKNLAQGVGYLPLALELAAAEVASGTTWDELLADIRQEVARLTSFDRPEAEEITDEASLKRLSLTASLNLSVKRMPQEKQQHFAWLGVLPEDVNINKMMAATLWEMDERDAAKMLQYLRNKALLLTGVPLADGTPTYRLHDLFHDLACNLLTAAPQPKRTGDLPGLGLNLTDAHAAVVEKYRQKTQNNLWHTLPDDGYIHQHLVWHLEKAGLFAEIHSLLWEESATGNNGWFEVREQLAQTGGYITDISRAWELAQRNWTVSTLSLQCRYALITTSLNSLAANLPRDLLLALVKNKKWTPEQGLAYALQKPKLEEKIDALAKLVNYLPLNLQQLALQKALAAARAIQDENDRAQALSVLADKLKEVLPEALAAARALGNEYHRADALSALADKLPPELLKEALAAVRTIRDENYRADALSALADKLPPELLKEALAAARTLGNEYDRAQVLSALADKLPPELLKEALTAARAIWDEYYRADALSASADKLPPELLLAALAVTRAIRDKYYRAQGLSALADKLPPELLKEALTAARVIRDEYYCADAFNALADKLPPELLTEALTAAKVARNEYYRTYALSALAGKLPEVLPEALAVARAIWDEYYRAQGLSALADKLPEVLPETLAVARAIRDEWNRAKALSALTDKLPPELLPEAVAVAKAIRDEYSRAKALSALADKLPEVLPEALAVARAIPHEYYRAKALSALADKLPEVLPEAVAVARAIGDEYYRAKALRALADKLPEVLPEALAAARALGNEGHCADALSALAGKLPPELLPEALAAAREIRDEDDRADALNALADKLPPDLLPEALAAAREIRDENDRTDALSALADNLPPELLPGSLAAAIALGKERNRAIALSALADNLPPKLLPEAFAAAVTIEDEYYLTKALSALADKLPPELLPEAFAAAVAIEDEYYRAQVLMALAQKLPEVLPEAIAAAREIEDGMTRAEVLIPLVEKLPPKLLPEALTAARETQDNYYRAAVLIALAQRLPELLPEAIATTEAIEDESCRGHRLSELAEKLPPELLPEVLAIARKIQDHYERAHPLIALVEKLPEVLPEALAAVRETQDDYSRAAVLIALAQRLPEVVPAAITATEAIQNESSRVHSELAEKLPPELLPEVLTAAREIQDNRYRAHALSALVQKLPQILPEALATARAIEDDSDRADALSELADKLPEVLPEALAAARAIDNEYYRTNSLSALAFDLSQMPSAILFPLWQDTLHQLSVRTRPNLLQDIKVLFPVIFALGGEPATVEVWRAIMDVGRWWK
- a CDS encoding family 10 glycosylhydrolase: MEIRGIWLTTTDSKVLDSKDNIAEAIKFLAETGFNVVFPVVWNQGSTNYPSQVMKEKFGIEIKERFRDKVTKIIRDPLQELIEEAKKFDIAVIPWFEYGFMSSYKGNGGKIINDKKQWAACGVDGQPLVVNDYYWLNALDTEVQEFILSLFLEVVNKYGNGIAGIQGDDHLPAFPMEGGYDEKTIKRYKDEFNQPPPKPPKRRNALNPQEPPDPLWQDSEWRQQWRQWAIWRADILSNFLHRLYRAVINVNPDLIISMSPNNYPWCYDNYLQDSQAWIDWGLVDLIHPQVYDKELKLYQTNIDKVVSKQFTQQQLPQLIPAILLKTSTYRITPEYLDAAIKTNRCLGLQGEVLFFYEGLRDDKDALANVLKSGVYSQPAGKFDAKEIKKNTFTHRRTNNYTEIITSPENILKVEFDSVEPFSEGLAAVKMGYKYGYIDTTGKLVVRMEYDKAEPFAEGVALVKIDEKDVYSGYIDKTGKFMKLMAN
- a CDS encoding type II toxin-antitoxin system Phd/YefM family antitoxin produces the protein MAITVNVAEATAKFTELLNHVLLGEEVVIAEQGIPVARLVALTNTTSPRIPGLDQGKVFIAPDFNEPLPEEILSDFENSRLV
- the aroF gene encoding 3-deoxy-7-phosphoheptulonate synthase, with amino-acid sequence MINAQLAAQSHPSHQTIVKLSETVSFGGEELVIIGGPCTVESLEQMETVAQKLAAAPVQALRGGVYKPRTSPYAFQGMGEAGLEVLAKVRSRYNILVVTEVMSIAQIEVVATHADMLQIGSRNMQNFDLLKALGQAGKPILLKRGLAATIEEFVMAAEYILSHGNPDVVLCERGIRSFDNYTRNVLDLGAVAALKQITHLPVIVDPSHAVGKRELVAPMAKAAIACGADGLIIECHPEPEKSVSDARQALSLEDMVNLVASLKPVATAVGRNISDLGVGVKSAPIFCAAA